One Scomber scombrus chromosome 4, fScoSco1.1, whole genome shotgun sequence genomic region harbors:
- the pebp1 gene encoding phosphatidylethanolamine-binding protein 1, translated as MPVDLSQWTGPLALQEVEEKPAKPLTVKYGSVEIDELGKVLTPTQVQHRPTSVEWDGCDPGKLYTLALTDPDAPSRKDPKFREWHHFLVVNMKGKDVSSGCVMSDYVGSGPPKGTGLHRYVWLVYEQPGSLSCSEATLTNCCGDGRGKFKIQTFRQKYKLEAPVAGTCYQAEWDDYVPKLYEQLAGK; from the exons ATGCCCGTAGATTTGAGCCAGTGGACCGGGCCTCTTGCCCTGCAGGAGGTCGAGGAGAAGCCTGCCAAGCCTCTGACTGTTAAATACGGCTCTGTGGAGATTGACGAACTGGGAAAAGTCCTCACACCGACACAG GTGCAGCATCGACCCACCAGTGTGGAGTGGGATGGATGTGACCCTGGTAAACTGTACACCCTGGCCCTGACTGACCCTGATGCTCCCAGCAGGAAAGACCCCAAATTCAG GGAGTGGCATCATTTCCTGGTGGTCAACATGAAAGGGAAAGACGTCTCCTCTGGCTGCGTCATGTCAGACTATGTCGGCTCTGGTCCTCCAAAAGGCACAG GTCTCCACAGGTACGTTTGGCTGGTGTACGAGCAGCCAGGCAGTCTGTCCTGCTCTGAGGCCACCCTCACCAACTGCTGCGGAGACGGCCGCGGCAAGTTCAAGATCCAGACCTTCAGGCAGAAATACAAGCTGGAGGCCCCAGTGGCCGGGACCTGCTACCAGGCAGAGTGGGACGACTACGTCCCCAAACTGTACGAGCAGCTGGCTGGAAAATAA